The Mytilus edulis chromosome 5, xbMytEdul2.2, whole genome shotgun sequence genomic interval CAATTTCttgattgaatataaaaaaaagaagatgtgacatgattgccaatgagacaactctccacaagttgTTTTTACTTATGTCATACAGAGACAGCTTTTTAACTAGCTTTATGGTCTGATTTCGTTATCTTCATATATTTTCTAAACACtggttaaaaactaaaatttatcatattattaaaaagtgtataCTTGTATTACAGGTATTGAATACAGAGCTTATCTATTTAGATAATAATAAACAAAGACTAGAAAGGCTGTCGAGAATTTGTAAACAGAAACCAAATACCTTCAAACATAAGTCGAAGAGGAATCCTTACATTTTCAACACATTTGTTAGTGATCGTCATAATTTAATATTCTGTCAAATTCAAAAGGCAGCTTCAACGTTCTGGAAAAGGATCATATTCAACCAGACAACACCAGGAACAAGGGGACTACCAAGCATTACCAATCTTGGGGTAGCAGAAGACaaattcaaacattattttaaattctTGTTTGTTCGAGATCCTTATAATCGACTGTTTTCTGGATATATAGATAAATTATTTAATCCAAATGTTATGTATTGGAAGGCTGTCGGTATTCCTGCAAAACGCCTCAGTAACCCTGAAGCTAAAAGGTCATGTGGCCATGACGTCACATTTGCCGAATTTATCAATTACATAATTGCATTGGAAAAGACACCGGACAGACGAGACCGTCATTTTTTCTCAATGTATGAACACTGTGCACCTTGTGAACACAAAATTGATTATATCGGAAAAATGGAGACGTTCCGAAATGATTCTAAATTCATTTTAGATACTCTTAAAATGGACAACAGCATTAGAAACCAGTTTGAATATATGCTTTCAAACTCATcaattaatgaaataataaacatTGCAAATAGACTGTTTCAAttcaaaactaaaattttaaaatgtatgactATGTATGATGCAGTACTAAGAATATGGAGACAATTACAAATAAAGGGAATACTTAGTCGTCAAATAGTAATACCATTTAAACCAGACACTGTTGTCAAATTGACAAAAAGTAAATTCATCAAGACCGTGTTAGAGGCATACAAATCATCAAAATCTGATGTTTctaaaaaaagtaataaacaagATGCTTTTAGCGAAGCATATTCAACAGTTCCAAGACAGACATTGATGAGGTTAAAACAAGTTGTTGAAAATGATTGTGTGTTATTCGGTTATGTAACTGAACCTAAGCGTGTGTTTAATGCTCAATCTTTtgttaaatcaaatttttttaaattgtgatctTTATAATAAAATGTTAGACATGTTATATTCACTCTGAAATAGATTAAATCATTATTTTTGCGACAAAACTACACTTTTAATTATGTGGTGTACTTGAGGATCGATCTATGTGTACCCTGTTTCAAAAGATAAGTTTAATATGATAGATTTACTCTCCTTAACAAAGGGGTCATGGCACACATTTTTTTGTTAGACAATTTAAACCtatacatataaaaagaagatgtggtatgatttccaatgagacaactatccacaagagaccaaaatgacacagaccttaacaactataggtcaccatacggctaaagtcagctataaaaggccccgataagacaatgtaaaacaaatcaaacgagaaaactaacggcctcattcatataaaaaaaaatgaacgaaaaacaaatatgtaacacataaacaaacgacaaccactgaattacaggctcctgacttgggacaggtacattcataaataatgtggcggggttaaacatgttagcgggatccaaatc includes:
- the LOC139523018 gene encoding carbohydrate sulfotransferase 11-like, with translation MQYTASVVNQQKMKMCRCRIKIYMAVFSGMAICLLLREKVSYSELTNWHHTQERRLYLDFKKMKSITEPMININASTTECGSCKNDYYSTTATKVLNTELIYLDNNKQRLERLSRICKQKPNTFKHKSKRNPYIFNTFVSDRHNLIFCQIQKAASTFWKRIIFNQTTPGTRGLPSITNLGVAEDKFKHYFKFLFVRDPYNRLFSGYIDKLFNPNVMYWKAVGIPAKRLSNPEAKRSCGHDVTFAEFINYIIALEKTPDRRDRHFFSMYEHCAPCEHKIDYIGKMETFRNDSKFILDTLKMDNSIRNQFEYMLSNSSINEIINIANRLFQFKTKILKCMTMYDAVLRIWRQLQIKGILSRQIVIPFKPDTVVKLTKSKFIKTVLEAYKSSKSDVSKKSNKQDAFSEAYSTVPRQTLMRLKQVVENDCVLFGYVTEPKRVFNAQSFVKSNFFKL